One Vallitalea okinawensis genomic window, AAGTATAAATAAACGTCTCAATTTAAGTAATCATAAAGGGTTAACGAATATTATTGTGAATAATGATGATATACACGAAGTGATTCATAAAGATGTGGAGATTGAAGGTTTTGATGTCATTACCTCTGGTGTTATCCCTCCTAACCCATCTGAAATACTTCATTCAGACCATTTTAAAGAATTACTAGTGACTTTTAAGAAATGCTATAATTATATCATTATTGATACACCGCCAGTATTAGCTGCCACAGATTCAGTTTTAGCAGCTAAAAATGCAGATGGGGTATTACTAGTACTATCTTCTAAAAAATCCAATAAGCACGTAGCTAAGAAAGCTGTCAACAGTTTAAGTATGGCTCAAGTTCGAATATTAGGAGCTGTACTCAATAAAATGGATTTCAAAAGTGAGCCTTATTATGAGTACTATATGGATACAACTGATAAACAGAAATCCAAAATAGTTGCTGGTTTATAAAATAATCATATACAATACTACATAATAGCCTTCAAAATCTGTTATAATAGAAAAATAAAAGCCATTCTTGTTGAGTTATATAGTTACAGTTTTTGAAGGAGGTATTTCTATGGCGATAGAACAAACACTAGTCATTATCAAACCGGATGGTGTTAAGAGGGGATTAATAGGACAAGTTATAACCCGTTATGAGCAAAAAGGATTTCATATTATTGCTGGTAAGTTAATGATGGCTGAAAGAGAAACCATAGAAGAGCATTATATTGAACATAAAGGCAAACCTTTCTATGAAGATCTCGTAAATTATTTCCTTGAAGGTGTTATTTTTGTCATGGTAGTTGAAGGAGAAAATGCTATTGAGCTAGTGAGAAGAATTCATGGTAATAAAGACCCTAAAGAAGCATTACCAGGAACAATACGTGGTGATTTCTCCAATTCCACAACTCGTAATATCGTTCATGCATCCGATTGTAAAGATAGCGTCAAAAGAGAAATTGAGATTTGGTTCCCTCAATTGGAGTATATTTATAAAAAATAAAAATCGACCTAGGTCGATTTTTTTATTAGTCTTTTAATCTTGTATTTCAATATCAAAATCGAATTCAAAATCCTCAACATAGTTATGACCAGTCGTATCTGTTAAGTATTGAGCTTCTGATAGTTCGATGTAATATCGACCTTCATAATCATCTAGTTCTGCATTATCCGGAATAATTATTCCGATTACAACATTACCTTCAACAATCGATATAGTGTAATCGACACCAGGTTTTAAATACTCATTATCAAACTCAACTCTAAAATCAGTCTGCCCTAAGATGTTATCACTTAAAGCAACTGCTTCAGTGAAGACAAGCACATATTCTACTGTAGTACCAGTTGTTGTAATAACGACTTCGTCTTTTTGTTGAACTTCATTACCTTCATCATCTATATCTATAATATAATCTTCAGTTGCATCATCATCAAATTTAGGTAGGATAAAGTCTTTAACTAGTAACTCAGTACCTGTATAGGATCTAAGTTTTTCACCGTATTCATTTTCTGATTCAATCACAATACCAGAAGAGGTTTCTTTACCTATTTGTACATAGACATCATGACCAGCATATTTACCTCTATAATCTAGTAAATCATCATTAAGTTCTATCTCTACAATAGTATGGTCATTTTCGTAGGTATAGTTAGTGTTGATATTAAGTTCTTTAAGGATAGAAAGATCGTCATTAATATCATACCACAAGGTAAAATCATCTGGAGCAACGTTTATTTTATCATTAAGATATATATCGATTTCATAAGTATTTATCGCATTTACCCAATAATCGCAGTAATTTTGATCTATTAACAAATCAACGCCTAGTGAGGGGATTATAGCAAAAGTACTTTCATCAGTCACGGTTATAATAAAAGAATAACTAGTTGCTTTTTGTTGATAACGATTATTTGCTTCAATTGTAACAGTAGCAGTGCTACTTGTGACGACATTTGCTTTTAACTCAATAGTATAAATATCATTTTCCACAGTAATAATATTTAATATATCGCTGTCAGTATCTATAGAGTAGTATATTCTATCACCATCCTCATCTGCAAAATAGTCATTAAGATTAAGTGTTACATTTTGACAGGAGGTTGAGACAGGAAGCTCTTGTTTAACGGTTATAGGAGAATTAGGTATATAATCTCTAGGATCAAACTTAAATTTGATAAGAGGATTAAGAATCTCATTTGACTTTTTTCCACTATATAAGACTGAAAATTTAATCTCATAATCTTCTCGTTTATCAAAATCCATCTTTATACCATTATTATCAAGTAGATATATAGCATAAGTATGTGTATCTATCTCTTCAATTATAAAATCTTCTTCATAAGTATGCCATTCATGTAGTGATATTGATTGTTCAAGATTTTGAATTGAGGTTACATAATCTTCATCTAATGTCAATTCTATATAATCTGGACCTTCCAATTTATAGATGTACTCAAAATGAACAGGAGGGTTGAGAGGTGTGATGACAAATTCATCAGTATAAGATCCTACACTGCTTTCTGCTGTTATTTGTATAGTTGAATAACCTATATCATAACTAACAAGGTCTAAAAATGACCAGTAATCCCAATAATTATCTATAGTACTTTGTACAACATCAGGATTTGATGATGTTGTATAAAAATTAATATCATTATTTTGTGGACTATATATAAAACTATTTAATAAAAGAGAGTTAAAATTATCTGTAATCAAATGAGGATCATCATTAAAGAAGATTTTAATGTCTGATATTGGACCAAGTGCGAGTGGGTCCTGGGTTTCAGTACAATTTTCTGTAAAAATTGTTATAGCGTCAGCGAAGCTAATATATTCATTACTGTAATTATCAACAATGATCATGGAATAGAAGCGTATTGTATATTCTGTATTATACTTTAAGCCAGTTGAGTCAGTAGCATTGTTTTTTGGTTGGATGTAAAAAGAATATACATAATCAGTATAATAGTCCAAAAAATTAATTTCACTATCAGTACCAATATAGTAGTCATAGTTTGGTTCAAAAACTTCTAATGGTAAATCCATATTTTTTATTAGAATTCCGTATCCATCCTTAACCTCTACTATAATCGTACTATCAACAGGAAGTTTATCATCCTTTAGCGGGAGACTACTGTATAATGTAAAATAGTCATTGGAATAGAACTCTTCTTTATCATAGTCATTAGTGCTATCATTACTGTCATTATTATTACTACCCCCACCATTACCACTAGGTGCGCTACTATTCTTTTCTACTAATTCTTCTTTATAGGATTCACCGTTAATTAGAGGTACAGTAGTAACATCTTTTGATACGGTTACATGATTAATATCCGCTTCAATGACAACATTTTCTGCATTAATAACAGCACCTTTGATCTTACCTGAACCAGTTATTTTGGCCTGACCATCTAATTGTAGAGAAGCAATTAGAGCGGACTCATTCATATGAATGAGAGTGTTTTCATCACTTACTACAGTCATATTACTAACACTTGTCTTGTCTCCTAGTTTAATGTTAGCTGGTGAGTGAACTAAAACATTACTAAAGCTACCAATAAGCTCAATTTCTTCACTATTATTTACTTGTATATCAATAGAAATATATTCGAATCCATCTATAGATTTGTTATCGAGTATAGTGCTTGAAGTAATATTAGTATCTTTAATATTAGTATTACCATCAGCTACTATTCTAACTGTACTGTTCTTTTTACCAGTAATTACAGAGGAAATATTACAGTCTATAAATTTAATACTGTTTATACCCCCACCTTCCACAAATACCGAACCTTCTATCGTGCTGTTATTTAATTCAACATCGCCTTCACCCACAGATTGTGTTATGAAGACATTATTGGAAGTATTAGAATCCATTAAGGTAACATTTTCGTTATTTATAATAACAACACCTTGATTATTATCTGATAGAATATATTCTCCTGGTTCATTAATATAAGTACCAATAAGATTATCAACAATAGTTAATGTTTCTGCTTTAGTAATTGGACTTTTAGGTCTAAAAGTATTATCAGGATAGCCATTTATACCCTCAGCATTAACTAAAGTACTAACAGAATTAAGTGCATATGTAACTAATTTTTTCTTGATCAGAAAAAGATAAAAGTTCTGTAAAACTATCATCTAATTTAAAGGCATTATGCAAAATAACACATGCATCCTGTCTAGTTATTGGATTTTCAGGCTTTGCTAAGTTACCATCATAGCCAGTGAGATATCCTGCACTTCTAGCTTTTAACATTTCTTCAGCATACCAAGTGGTTGGATTAACATCATTAAATTGTTGTGAACTAACATCTGTATAACCCAATAGATTATTAATGATAGCTATGAATTCAGCACGAGTAATAGGTTCATCTGGATAAAATAAACTATGTGGATCACCAGTAACCACATTCAAAGAATACCAAGTTTTAATGGTATCCTCAGCCCAGTGATCATTAATGTCACTTAATGAGTCGGTAGAAGCATTTACAGTTGAGATGTGTCCAGTAAGAATTACTAGTATTAGAACCCAACTTAATAATTTTTTCATTTGTACCCCTCCATGTCTATTGAATGCTATATGCTTAAATTATAACAGTACATTACAATTTAAGAGTAACATATAGTATTTTACTATAAATAGCTAAACAATACAATATGATACAATGTTTTAGTGGGTTGTAATTAGTGATAATACAGATGTATAATTCTTAGTGAATGATATGGCTTATAAACAGGGGTATAATTCTGAAAATATCATTGTCGCTAATAGATAGAGACACTAAGTTTTATATTATTGTATACAATGTGCTATATATGTTATAATATAGTAGTGGATGTTTGTAAAGGGGTGGTTACATGGAGAATATTATGGATTCATTATCTAAGCTTATAGATGAAGAGTATGCAAGGACCAATTATAAACATATCCAATTTACTCATAAAGATATAGCGCGTAAACTTGGTATAGATGAAAAAAAGGCAATAAGTGTAGCTGTACAACTTGAGGTGCAAGGGAAAATTGTTTTACACTACGAAGCCAACGGAGGTTTCAGTCACTTAAGCTTAATTTAATTACATACAAATACATCCACTTTTTATGAAGATTATTTGCAAAAAAGCGAAGGGCTACCTTCGCTTTTTCTAATACATAGCTAATATTATGACGACATAATAAATAGATGTAATGATATTGTGTATCAGAGTTAAATTATAAGTAAGAAGGTGAGTTCATGTTAACGATATCACTGAACCAAAGAATACAAAACAATTCAACATATACAGCAAATGAAACATTACTGAAGGACGGTATGAGTATCTCAGGGACACTATTAAGTAAGTCTACTAACCAAGTCCAAGTGGATTTCGATGGACAGCAAATGACGATACCTACTGATATCTCTATTAAAGAAGAAGTGGGAGAAGCCATAAGCTTTGACGTAAATAAAACGGATTCAGGTTGGCAATTTATTTATAGCAATAAAGAAGTTGTGGGAGATTTGGAGGCTACAAAAGGTCTTGATAGAATGAAACAACAAGTAAGTACCATAAATGAAGAGGAAACATCGGATGATGGGCAGTTAACCATACATAATTATACTAAGAAGATTAATGAAGCCATGGATGAGCTTCTGAGAACGACATCTAGAGAGGATATCGAAGCAATGAAAATGTATGGTTTTGATATTCGTAAACTATCTGTCGATATGATGCACCAATTTATAAAAAATCATGGTGGTGTAGAATATATATCTGCTGGGGATGTAGAAGCATATATAGAAAGTGAAGTAAAACAGTATGAAGAATTCTTTTCAGATAAAGAACGTTTAAAAGAGGCAGCCAAAGGTTTAGCGACAGAAGATATAATTATAACAGAGAAAAATCTTAAAGAGATGACAGCATTTCTCGATCAATTAGAAACCATTAAAAATGTTAATGAATCAAATATATATACTTTATTAAGAAGTGAAAATTCTACAACTGTTAATAACATCTATAAGGCTATGTATACGCCTGAGAGTAGAAGGTACATAGAAACAGCCCTAAGTGATCAACAAATCGTCGATTATCTAAATAAAATTGATATAGATATAAATGAGAATCAACAAGAATCCCTTAATGTAGCAAAAAAAATGTTAAGCAAAGAAATACCACTTACAAAAGAAAATTTTGAAGCATATGAACAACTAAAAGATATACAACAATATATTGAGAAAAACAGAGATGTTATTATTCAGGCAGCAGCTACGAAGATTAAAGATGGCGAGAAAGCAATGGATTTGAATATATTCGATTTGGAAAAATCCCAACCAATGACTAAAGAAGAATTAAATAATGTATTGCAGGAATTACCAAGCTTAAACCGTGAACATATCAGTACCCTATTAGAACAGAATCAACCTGTTAATCTACAGAATTTAATAAAGGTAAGTCAAAGTGAAGGGGATACCATTTCATTAGCAACAGATGAGACAGGAAAGACAATTCAATATGAACGCCAGCTTAATGAAATTCGATTACAAATGACCTATGACGTAGCAGAACGTTTGAATAGACAGGGAATAAAAATCGATACAAAGCCCCTACAAGAAT contains:
- a CDS encoding CpsD/CapB family tyrosine-protein kinase; protein product: MKKYLSEALIREQYRMLRTNIYFSSSEEVKVIVVTSPEKSDGKSTTAINLAKTLVADNFSVLLLDCDLRKPSINKRLNLSNHKGLTNIIVNNDDIHEVIHKDVEIEGFDVITSGVIPPNPSEILHSDHFKELLVTFKKCYNYIIIDTPPVLAATDSVLAAKNADGVLLVLSSKKSNKHVAKKAVNSLSMAQVRILGAVLNKMDFKSEPYYEYYMDTTDKQKSKIVAGL
- the ndk gene encoding nucleoside-diphosphate kinase, with product MAIEQTLVIIKPDGVKRGLIGQVITRYEQKGFHIIAGKLMMAERETIEEHYIEHKGKPFYEDLVNYFLEGVIFVMVVEGENAIELVRRIHGNKDPKEALPGTIRGDFSNSTTRNIVHASDCKDSVKREIEIWFPQLEYIYKK
- a CDS encoding S-layer homology domain-containing protein, coding for MIVLQNFYLFLIKKKLVTYALNSVSTLVNAEGINGYPDNTFRPKSPITKAETLTIVDNLIGTYINEPGEYILSDNNQGVVIINNENVTLMDSNTSNNVFITQSVGEGDVELNNSTIEGSVFVEGGGINSIKFIDCNISSVITGKKNSTVRIVADGNTNIKDTNITSSTILDNKSIDGFEYISIDIQVNNSEEIELIGSFSNVLVHSPANIKLGDKTSVSNMTVVSDENTLIHMNESALIASLQLDGQAKITGSGKIKGAVINAENVVIEADINHVTVSKDVTTVPLINGESYKEELVEKNSSAPSGNGGGSNNNDSNDSTNDYDKEEFYSNDYFTLYSSLPLKDDKLPVDSTIIVEVKDGYGILIKNMDLPLEVFEPNYDYYIGTDSEINFLDYYTDYVYSFYIQPKNNATDSTGLKYNTEYTIRFYSMIIVDNYSNEYISFADAITIFTENCTETQDPLALGPISDIKIFFNDDPHLITDNFNSLLLNSFIYSPQNNDINFYTTSSNPDVVQSTIDNYWDYWSFLDLVSYDIGYSTIQITAESSVGSYTDEFVITPLNPPVHFEYIYKLEGPDYIELTLDEDYVTSIQNLEQSISLHEWHTYEEDFIIEEIDTHTYAIYLLDNNGIKMDFDKREDYEIKFSVLYSGKKSNEILNPLIKFKFDPRDYIPNSPITVKQELPVSTSCQNVTLNLNDYFADEDGDRIYYSIDTDSDILNIITVENDIYTIELKANVVTSSTATVTIEANNRYQQKATSYSFIITVTDESTFAIIPSLGVDLLIDQNYCDYWVNAINTYEIDIYLNDKINVAPDDFTLWYDINDDLSILKELNINTNYTYENDHTIVEIELNDDLLDYRGKYAGHDVYVQIGKETSSGIVIESENEYGEKLRSYTGTELLVKDFILPKFDDDATEDYIIDIDDEGNEVQQKDEVVITTTGTTVEYVLVFTEAVALSDNILGQTDFRVEFDNEYLKPGVDYTISIVEGNVVIGIIIPDNAELDDYEGRYYIELSEAQYLTDTTGHNYVEDFEFDFDIEIQD
- a CDS encoding S-layer homology domain-containing protein, yielding MKKLLSWVLILVILTGHISTVNASTDSLSDINDHWAEDTIKTWYSLNVVTGDPHSLFYPDEPITRAEFIAIINNLLGYTDVSSQQFNDVNPTTWYAEEMLKARSAGYLTGYDGNLAKPENPITRQDACVILHNAFKLDDSFTELLSFSDQEKISYICT